The sequence CTTTTTGCTTTGGAAGATTTGCTTTCCATAAAATCCTATCTTCAGCTATCATCTTCTCTAAGGATTCTTTAGAAAAAGCCCAAGTGTTCGTATACTTTTTCCCAGTATTAGGGTCAGTTATAGTAAATGCTTCCTCGATTGGCTTTATGGTACTTTTTATATTAGATTCTCTCCAAGGTCCTCTCGGGTCATTATCTGGATTTTTAAATCCAGACTCATCTCTTTTTTCTCCCAAAAATCTGAAATTGTCGGAAATTTGGTATGCAAGTATATATTCATGTACTCCTACCATCATGTTTCTTGGTGGGACACCTTTAGCAGACGATTTCTTATCCCAAACAATTGATTCCACAAAATTTTGCTCACCAAAAATTTCATCCATAAGTAGCTTTAATTGACTTTGTTCATTTTCATCAATACTTACTAAAATAACCCCCATTTGAGATAGTAAGTCTTTTGCAATTTTCAATCTATGACTCATAAAACTCAACCACTTTGAATGCGAGTATCCATCTGTTTTATCTACAATCTTATCATTGTAGATAAAATCCTTGTTTCCTGTATTATAAGGCGGGTCAATATAGATAACATCAATTTTCCCGGCATGTGTTTTTTTCAAGAGATGTAGACTATGAAGGTTATCACCTTCAAGCAGGAAGTTATAATCCTCCGATTCAGGATTCCCCACAATTTTCTTGGTCTCGTCCTCAATGAAGACAGGAATCTTTGTTTTCATTTCCTCCTCGACCAATTCGGCATGTTCCTCCCAGACCAAACCATATTTCTTAGTATTGAGCAAGCGGATAAGATTTTCCAGCTTATCAACATCCTCATTTCGTCTATCTTCACGAGCCTGTTTCAGAAGTTCCTGTACATAGGTGATAGCTCCATCTTTCTCGTTCTTACGAGGGCGTTCGATAAAATCTTTAGACATTACAAAACACCCCCTTTCTCAAAAAAGAGGGTGTTTTCGTACACGCAGAAAAGAGGTAGAAAACTACCTTGTTGCTTGTTGCTTGTTGCTTGTTGCTTGTTGCTTGTTGCTTGTTGCTTGTTGCTTGTTGCTTGTTGCTTGTTGCTTGTTGCTTGTTGCTTGTTGCTTGTTGCTTGTTGCTTGTTGCTTGTTGCTTGTTGCTTGTTGCTTGTTGCTTGTTGCTTGTTGCTTGTTGCTTGTTGCTTGTTGCTTGTTGCTTGTTGCTTGTTGCTTGTTGCTTGTTGCTAATGGTATCAAGTTCTAAATCTCCTTGTCAACTGATTTCTTTACTGTTCTATTATACCACGAAGGACTTGAGAAAAAAATTTAATACCGCTAAAAGAAAAAAATGACCTGACAAGTCCTTTTTCGGGGTATTTTAGTTCAATATTTCAGAGAAAAACAGCAAGAAATTCCGTTATATCAAGCTTAATGATAGTGACTTGACAAGTTATATATTTATATCCTGCAAAGAGTTAAGATTAGCTTATAAATATAAATAGTCCAAATGGTGGCCACCAAAGGACGGAATGAAACAATATGAAAATCAGCCAATAACAGGTTGATTCTGCATATTACTGTTTCACCGTGTCTTTGGTGTGCTTTTTTACACTCACTCGGTAACTGTAATAGCTCATATGTTTCTTTCCGTCTGAGGGCTGGAAAGGACAACTTATGCTAAAAGCTAAAGTTAAAACCCTCTATTGTGAATTGCTCGGAGAATCTATCAAGCAACAATTGATTAAACAAGAAATCCCTCAAAACGAAGTGTCTTACTATTTTGATGATGACATCCGATTGATTTCTGCCCCTGCAATTAGCCAAATCCTAAAAGGGAAACGCAACATCACCTTAGATACTGTGGATGCCCTACAAGAAACACTAGGACTAACCAATGTAAAAAGTGTCTTCTTCCCTAATCTTGACTTCTGTGAGTTACTCATTAGCCAATTGACAGAGTTGATTCTTACTAATGGTTCTAGCTATACAAAGCAACTCTTTCAAGCAAAAGAGAATGACATTCAACAGAATCTCTCAACCTTGACAACAGCTCTATATGATTACTTCCCTGATTTTCCTGAAGAAGAAACATCCTATCAAATCGCTGAAAGCTTAACTGAATGGTTAATTGAATTTGTTGCTCTTGTAGCACAACTTTAAGTGCGACACTTTCAAGATTCTTGAAATCGAGGTAATGCTAAATCAATTATCATAGAGGTGTACTTAGCTAAGACAGTCTAGCTCACGACTCAAACTGAGCATATCACTTTAACAAATTCCAAGACCATATGGAGGTAAAAGATATGGCAATTAAAACCAAACACAAAAAAGGTGGCTACTCCGCCACAACTGCAATGGAATATGTGAACCCTACGAAGCCGATTCACAGCCTGAGCATTGAACTAGAACCCCAACAACTCTTTGAGGACGGAAAGCCGACTGGTGAAATTATTGCCTACAAGGCAACCTTCATTCAAGAAGGCCTTGAGCCTTTTCAAGTCAAGTTTGAAGGCAAGGTCAAACTTCCTGAGTTTTTGAGCTTGGTTGAGTTTGACAACCTGCAAGCTGTTGAGGTTCGTTACAACGTCTACTTCAAAGCTGACGGTATCAAGGAGGTAAAATAATGGCAACGAAAGCAGATACCATCCTACAATCTTACTTGCTCCAGAGCCTAAATATGGCTCTGGGAGCTTTAATGCAGGGCGAGACCAGCTACACAAACAGCTTTAATATTTTGATTCAAGAAGATGGCTTCATCTTTGTTCCAAGGCTTCCTTGTGCCTATATCCTTGATGATGAGCTCTACGATAAAATCTTCTTAATTGCTAATGCTTCACTCTATCCACATTACACGCTATTGAAGCAGAACTCCACCTATTTTGTTCCACTCAAGACAGATGATATTCATGTTCAGCGTGGACTCTTCTTTCCATGGAAGTTGGGTATCTCAAAACGCTTGGTCATACCTGACCTTGATAAGTATACTGCTGACCTACCAAAGAATCAAATTCCAATTATGGAAAATTTTGTTCTCAACCTTGATAAGGTCAATCATATGGCAATCTGTGGCAATAGTGGCTCAGGTAAGTCTTACGCACTCACCTATCTGCTGTCTGTGCTAAAAAATCAGTCTGATTTAATTATCGTAGACCCAAAATTCGATAGTCCAAGCCGTTGGGCTCGTGAATATAAAATTGCCATCATCCATCCCGTGGAAAATCGCTCTAAATCTGACTTCGTTTCAGAAGTCAATGAGCGTTTGAGTCAATGCCTAAATCTGATTCAACAACGTCAGGCAATTCTATATGACAACCCCCGCCATAAGTTCACCCATCTCACTATCGTCATGGACGAGGTGCTGGCTCTCTCAGAGGGTGTCAATAAGACCATCAAAGAGTCCTTCTTCTCCCTCTTATCGCAAATTGCTCTACTGGGACGAGCTACCAAGATTCACTTACTCCTTGTTAGCCAGCGTTTCGACCACACAACTATCCCAATTTCTGTTCGTGAGCAACTCAATGTTCTCATCCAGATTGGCAATATCAATAAAAAAACAACCCAATTCTTATTCCCTGACCTCGACCCCGAAGGCATTGTCATTCCTACTGGACACGGCACTGGATTGATTCAGGTGATTGATAATGAACATCCCTATCAAGTGCTTCCTTTACTTTGTCCAACATACTACACAACGGAGGGCATTCACTAATGATGAAAAAATCATTCTTTATGAGGACTTACAACTTCAATATCTACTTGATGCTGTTTTCACTCCTAACAGGTTTCCTTGGATGGTCATTAAGCTTTCTAGCAAGCACTATTGACTTAACACTTCCTATCGCACTTGACCTCTCTCAAGTCAATAGCTATCTAGCAATAGGTAGCCATTACGCTTATATGGCTATGAGTTACTTACTCGGTACTTTGTTTGCATCCGTTACGCTTGAAGTCTTGAATCGTATCCGATTTGATAATCTTTTCAACTATTTCAAATCTATCTACCACACCTTCAAGCTCCGTAACTTCCTGACTCAACGAGAAAAGTCAGAGAAGGTCACCACCATAGACAACCAGACCATTACCACCTACAACCCAATCAATGGTAGTTTCAATCGCTGTGCTCATAAGAGCGTGGTAGACATCCGAAAAGATGAAGTTACCGTCTTTATCAAAGTCCCTAGAGACCAGCAAGGGCAAAAAGTCTTGGGAGATATGACTTCCCAGTTGAAAGAAGAAGTCTCTAGCCAGCATCCTGACTACTATTTCTCTGCACCTAATCGGGTTCGCAATAGCCTTTGGTTAGTTGGGAATAGACGGTAAAAGAGGGGGCTATGGCTTGCGTTAAGCAGTAGCCAAATAGCTCCCTCTTTTCCATTGAACAAGATAATTGGGGATTACTACGACCCCCCAATTATCCAATAATCAGTAATCAAAATTAGAAAGGCATGTAAATATATGGCAAAAGAACAACGCTCAAGCAAGTGGACATTCCTGTTCTACAAAGAGAGTTGCCCTACTGACTATCTTGAGGTATTAGAAGAATTGCACATCCCCTTCATTCTGAGCCCTTGGCACGACAAAGACATCAATCGACAAACAGGAGAACTGAAAAAAGCTCATAAACACGGAGCATTCTTCTTTGATTCACTCAAGAGCTACAAGCAAGTATCTGAGTTAATCAAGGATAAATTGAATGGTCCTGCCCATGTGGAGGTTGTCCAATCTCCTAAGGGGCTCTTCGATTATTTCACTCACGCTGAAAATAAAGACAAAACCCAGTATGATGTGAATGACATTGAGGTTGGTTGTGGCTTCAACCTTGATAAGTTTCTTGTAGATATGAACTCAGATGAGTTTATGCACGAAGTCGTGGATATCATCGAACAAAATGACTTCACTGAATTTGAAGAATTGGTTTGGTACGCACGTGCAAACCATACACCACTTCTTGGACTCATCATTGAACGTACCTACTTCTTCGCCAAATACCTTGATTCACGGCGTTGCAATCCACAGCGTAACAACATCAAGAAGGAGGATGAGAAATGCAAGTAATCCTTCCAGATGAACAGATTCATCAAATTCAGATACTACTTTCAAATCTTATCCAAAAAGAAATTGAACAACAACTAGAGCAAAGTGGTCTAAATAGCCCCTACCTAAACAAGCAACAAGCCTGCGACTATCTCGGTATATCTAACAATACACTGGATAATTGGATTAAAAAAGGGCTTCCAGCAATCAAAATCGGAAAGACTATCCGATTTCACATAGAATCAATCGACCGCTGGCTAACCACTCACAACTAGAAAATTCAGGATTTTTGTTTTATAATGGTCATGATATTTTCTGGTTCGATATAAGGAGAATATCATGACTATCACTAAGACAAAAAATGGAACTTACCGCCTAAAAGTCTATATCCCAATTGAAGCACGAATGCCACTCGGCATCGTGAATAACAACTACTTTGATAAGCGGTTCAAGACAAGAAAGGAGGCTAGACAAGCAGAGATAGACCTTTTAACCAAACTAAATCAGATTGAAAATAACGAGTTTACAGGACTTGGTAAAGGGGAAATACTTTTCAAAGATTTCTATGAAAAAATTTGGTGGGATTCCTACAAATCAGGGCAAACAACCTCAACTTCTAAACCACCAACTCGGTCAACCGTTGCCAATACTAAAACTTGCTTTGAAAAACACATTTTACCTTTGCTAGGTAACTATACAATTCAATTTCTCAATCAGAATAAGCAAGTTATTCTGAACTTAATGACTGCTAAGGCGAATGAATACGCTAACTTCAAAACTCTCAGAAGTTACGTTATTTCAATATTTGACTGGGCAGAAGAACTTGAATATATTGAAGCTAATCGTATCGCAAAAACCTTACGCCGTATCAAGTCAACAAAGAAAATCCATCTAGCAGAGGCTCGAAAAGATGAAGACCTATATCTCACTCAGGAACAATTACAAGCATGGTTTACTGCGTTCAAGCAAGATTTGGATGATGATAAAATCTCGTTAAAAGACTATGTTCTCTTCTATTTAACCTTTTTTCTAGGAGATAGGAAATCGGAAACTTATGCTTTACAATGGAAACACATTGATTTTTCAACCTCACAAATCCAACTGATTCAAGCTCTAGATAGATATGGGGAAGTTAAATCAACCAAAGGAAATAAGAAAACGATATTTTCAATTTCAAATGACTTAGTTCAACTTCTCAACTCATGGAAAGAACAACAAAAACAGGAGCTAGCTAGGTTTGGAATTATTAGCAATCCTGAACAGTTTGTTTTTACCTATATTGATACCAAAGGTAATGTTAACGCACGTCTACATCCTGACTACTTAAATAATAAAATGAAGACCGTCAGAAATCGTCATAAAGAGCTCGCCCATGCCACACCTCACAAGTTAAGACATACAGGGGCAACACTCGCTAAACAAGCAGGAATGAGCTTAGAAGCCATTTCTGAGGCTCTGACACATAGCGATACTGCAACGACTCAGATTTATGTCAATACTTCCAATGTCGTTCCTATGGCAGTTGGCGAATTTGCCTTGAAGTCTCTAAAACAATAAGGTGAAAATAAGGTAAATTTTGAGGTGAACTTTTCCAAAAAACAACGAAAAAAGCACCCATGAGGTAAACTCTTGAGTGCTTTGAAACGTTGATATATCGCTTGATATTAACGTTTACTGAATTGTGAAGCTTTACGTGCTTTCTTAAGACCTGGTTTCTTACGTTCAACCATACGAGCGTCACGTGTAAGAAGGCCTGCGCGTTTCAATGAATCGCGGAAGTCTGGGTCTACTTGAAGCAATGCACGCGCGATACCGTGGCGGATCGCACCTGATTGACCACCGTAACCACCACCGTTCACGTTAACGAAAACGTCGTATGAACCTTGTGTTGAAGTTACTGCGAATGGTTGGTTGATAACCAAACGAAGGTCAGCATGTGGGATGTACTCTTCTACATCTTTTTTGTTTACTGTGATTTTACCAGTACCTGGGACCAAACGTACGCGTGCAACCGCGTTTTTACGACGACCAGTACCTGTGTATTGTGCTTGTGCCATTTAGATTACGTCCTTTCCCTTAGATAAGACCTGAAATATCAAGTACTTCTGGTTGTTGTGCAGCGTGAGTGTGCTCAGCACCTACAAACACTTTCAATTTCATGCCTTGTGCACGACCAAGTGTGTTGTGTGGAAGCATACCTTTAACTGATTTTTCAATCAAACGAACAGCGTTTTTAGAACGCAATTCACCAGCTGAGATTGATTTCAATCCGCCTGGGTGGTTTGAGTGAGTGTAGTAGATTTTATCAGTTGCTTTTTTACCAGTCAATTTCACTTTCTCAGCGTTGATAACGATAACGAAGTCACCAGTATCAGTGTGAGGTGTGAAAGTTGGTTTGTTTTTACCGCGAAGAACGCTAGCAACTACTGCTGAAAGGCGTCCAAGAGGTACATCAGTAGCGTCTACTACATACCATTTACGTTCAACTTGGCCTGGTTTAGCCATAAATGTTGTTTTGTTCATGATTTCTCCTATACGAATCGTTTTTGTTTACTGGGCGGATGTTCCGGTCCGCGGGTATTTGGAAGGTTCCGGGGCCTTTCAAATGGGGTAAACAATACCGTCTACCATTCTATCAAATCTACTAGTCTCCGTCAAGCCATTTTACTTTACTTTTTTTATTTTT is a genomic window of Streptococcus sp. 29896 containing:
- a CDS encoding site-specific DNA-methyltransferase — translated: MSKDFIERPRKNEKDGAITYVQELLKQAREDRRNEDVDKLENLIRLLNTKKYGLVWEEHAELVEEEMKTKIPVFIEDETKKIVGNPESEDYNFLLEGDNLHSLHLLKKTHAGKIDVIYIDPPYNTGNKDFIYNDKIVDKTDGYSHSKWLSFMSHRLKIAKDLLSQMGVILVSIDENEQSQLKLLMDEIFGEQNFVESIVWDKKSSAKGVPPRNMMVGVHEYILAYQISDNFRFLGEKRDESGFKNPDNDPRGPWRESNIKSTIKPIEEAFTITDPNTGKKYTNTWAFSKESLEKMIAEDRILWKANLPKQKEFLNNMRNSTKALKSNWGVFDNQKTTMFLKKLLPKVQFNNPKPLELMKYLIEVTAPENSTILDFFAGSGTTAQAVIEAGGNRKFILATNNENNIAQDITYARLNKLHEGTEFYESQKFNLKYFKTDFVVKEDFPDVTLEYELLNYVTPLVELEFGVDISNPKVQVILSEGQLDEMAESDFIENSTLFIHPEIFFDEKQERILRDKNITKQEIPHYYFGKDIWS
- a CDS encoding helix-turn-helix transcriptional regulator, translated to MLKAKVKTLYCELLGESIKQQLIKQEIPQNEVSYYFDDDIRLISAPAISQILKGKRNITLDTVDALQETLGLTNVKSVFFPNLDFCELLISQLTELILTNGSSYTKQLFQAKENDIQQNLSTLTTALYDYFPDFPEEETSYQIAESLTEWLIEFVALVAQL
- a CDS encoding helicase HerA domain-containing protein yields the protein MATKADTILQSYLLQSLNMALGALMQGETSYTNSFNILIQEDGFIFVPRLPCAYILDDELYDKIFLIANASLYPHYTLLKQNSTYFVPLKTDDIHVQRGLFFPWKLGISKRLVIPDLDKYTADLPKNQIPIMENFVLNLDKVNHMAICGNSGSGKSYALTYLLSVLKNQSDLIIVDPKFDSPSRWAREYKIAIIHPVENRSKSDFVSEVNERLSQCLNLIQQRQAILYDNPRHKFTHLTIVMDEVLALSEGVNKTIKESFFSLLSQIALLGRATKIHLLLVSQRFDHTTIPISVREQLNVLIQIGNINKKTTQFLFPDLDPEGIVIPTGHGTGLIQVIDNEHPYQVLPLLCPTYYTTEGIH
- a CDS encoding replication protein → MAKEQRSSKWTFLFYKESCPTDYLEVLEELHIPFILSPWHDKDINRQTGELKKAHKHGAFFFDSLKSYKQVSELIKDKLNGPAHVEVVQSPKGLFDYFTHAENKDKTQYDVNDIEVGCGFNLDKFLVDMNSDEFMHEVVDIIEQNDFTEFEELVWYARANHTPLLGLIIERTYFFAKYLDSRRCNPQRNNIKKEDEKCK
- a CDS encoding helix-turn-helix domain-containing protein — encoded protein: MQVILPDEQIHQIQILLSNLIQKEIEQQLEQSGLNSPYLNKQQACDYLGISNNTLDNWIKKGLPAIKIGKTIRFHIESIDRWLTTHN
- the xerC gene encoding tyrosine recombinase XerC, translating into MTITKTKNGTYRLKVYIPIEARMPLGIVNNNYFDKRFKTRKEARQAEIDLLTKLNQIENNEFTGLGKGEILFKDFYEKIWWDSYKSGQTTSTSKPPTRSTVANTKTCFEKHILPLLGNYTIQFLNQNKQVILNLMTAKANEYANFKTLRSYVISIFDWAEELEYIEANRIAKTLRRIKSTKKIHLAEARKDEDLYLTQEQLQAWFTAFKQDLDDDKISLKDYVLFYLTFFLGDRKSETYALQWKHIDFSTSQIQLIQALDRYGEVKSTKGNKKTIFSISNDLVQLLNSWKEQQKQELARFGIISNPEQFVFTYIDTKGNVNARLHPDYLNNKMKTVRNRHKELAHATPHKLRHTGATLAKQAGMSLEAISEALTHSDTATTQIYVNTSNVVPMAVGEFALKSLKQ
- the rpsI gene encoding 30S ribosomal protein S9; amino-acid sequence: MAQAQYTGTGRRKNAVARVRLVPGTGKITVNKKDVEEYIPHADLRLVINQPFAVTSTQGSYDVFVNVNGGGYGGQSGAIRHGIARALLQVDPDFRDSLKRAGLLTRDARMVERKKPGLKKARKASQFSKR
- the rplM gene encoding 50S ribosomal protein L13 produces the protein MNKTTFMAKPGQVERKWYVVDATDVPLGRLSAVVASVLRGKNKPTFTPHTDTGDFVIVINAEKVKLTGKKATDKIYYTHSNHPGGLKSISAGELRSKNAVRLIEKSVKGMLPHNTLGRAQGMKLKVFVGAEHTHAAQQPEVLDISGLI